Within Hirundo rustica isolate bHirRus1 chromosome 12, bHirRus1.pri.v3, whole genome shotgun sequence, the genomic segment ATTTGCTCCCCAGCGATGGAATAATGGGAATTCTTACCAACATAAAGGATTTCACTCCAGTCACTCCAGAATCCTCTGGCACGACAGATGTGGTTGTGGTTGGCCCTGATCCTTACGGAATACCTGCTGCTGACGTCAATCCGCAGTCGGAAGCTGTTGGAGGGGATTTTCAGGATCTGTCAGGAAAAGAATTTGCGCTGTCAGAGCTTAATTAAGACTCCGAAAACAAATTTAGGCCATGTTTATCTTTTTATTGGTTTTTATTAACTGCGAGCAGCTGGCCTTGCTTCGGAGGTAAGAGCTCCATTTTTATAGGTGTAACTTCTCCTAACACACCAATATTCCAGGgaaaactccagaaaaaaatccctcatttttccattcttcctCCAGATTCTCAATGCGGCATTTTCAAGATGGCAAAAACTGTTTAGAACCCGGACGCTTAAACTGAATAAATCCAATTTTGCCCTGCTTCCCCAAGTTCCTTGGGAATGGTTTGTTGCAGATGTAAAAGGCAttgaggagaagaggaaagcaaaTTCCAGCTGTAGAGGACAGGAATGTTGGATAATCTTGGATGCTGGAGGAGCAATTACCTGCTTGTTACCTGACTTCAGGTTGATGAGATAAAATTCATATTCAAAACATTCCTCATGGAAAGGAGAAATTGGCTTCTCCCACATGGCCAGGAGATCATTTTGCTGCAGGGATACGCTGATATTTCTGGGAACATTCACTTTCTCTGCAAAAAGGAAACCGTACTGGTGAGTTATTTATAGAGACAAGGTTAAACACTAAAAACCGGAGCGTTTTATAACCTGCTAATGTTTCCAAGTAGGGCCGATAATGATtgaatttatttccctttttggACTGAAAAGATAAGGATTTAGGAGGAATAACTACATTGCTGGTAATAGTTATAGGAAAACAGTTTGGAAAATCCACTGAAAAGTTTTGGAAAACTAGATTACTGGGGAAAGAGGAATTTATTGAATTGATTTCCACAGAAGCATTAAATTAATGAGAGAACAGTCAGAAAAACTTCAttcccaggaaaaagaaaatgcagatgtAGCCAggaaaattattgaaaaatggaaaaaaatcgAAGGAATTCAGCTGCTGTTATGGGGATgatttctgagaagaaaatatgtgattttttttctcttagtgaTGTCATGAAAAAGAGAATTGTCATCTGTTTACCAAAAAAGAAAGAGGCATGGAACTAATGAGGGAAGGTAAATTATTTGTGTGGATGAAGGATGAGAGACAATCATGGCTGATATTCCCTTTTATTCCATCACTTAATCCCTTCCTTTAACTTGAACACCATGTGTCTTATTCCTTTTGAAGAAAGGCTGCAAACTTAAGGGTaataaaaactgtgttttaagGTATATTGACATAATCAACTGAAAATTGATATTGGGAATAATGCTTTGGCTAACAAACAAAATAGCTAATTGCCTTTATTGGCTTTTAGTTTTGCCATTCTATAATTTAAAAGAGatgattaaaaacaaatttagcTAAAACAATCCAGTTATTTCTTCCAATTTCCTTGGGATGACTGCACAAAATCAACACATCCTTTCACCTGCATCAAGAACCACTCAATCCAACAGAATTTCCTCACATTTTGACAATCCGGCTCGACATTTTTGATATTCTTTTTAATGTATTCCTACTCACCGATGGCATTCTGGTTAAATAACTGCTGAAAAGGCTTGATTGCAGCACGTTGGCTGGAGCCATTAACGTGAACGACAATGAGGGTGTCAATCTCGCCAGGCTGAATCTGAGTACTTGAAAATCTGCACTCAGTGTTCCTGTTGCTCTTGTCTTTGGTGTAAGTGGGACATTCCTCAGTGTGTTTCTCATACCTAAATTAAAATGCTGGTGAGACAGGATTTCTGCTAAAGAAATTGACTgctggcaggaaaaggagcaaaacACCAACCTGTAAAACAGAAAGTATTTGGTGTCTTCTGGTGCCTCTTGGCCAGGGAGCCACGTGCAATGGAGAGAGACGTTGCCAAGGGTGGTGACACGAATGACACAGGACAAGTTGGTGACAGAGgtccctgcagcacctggagaGGCAAGGAATtacacagcagaaataaaacctcactgaaaaaaatcgTAACGAGCTCCTGTTGCTGAAACACTTGGATTCCAGTTTggaatcaatcaatcaatcaaatTTCCAGGGCCATTATAGCTGTTGCCTCCAATCCTCCTCCTTATCCCGCGGGTCTGTGGCTTGGGAAGGATGCGGATTCCCCAGCGGAGTGAGTGAAGCTGTGCCACGCAGCACCGTGTTATCTCACGAGAACAGGGCAACAGTATCCTCAGGTGCACCACTCTAGGTTAACTCAGCCTCAGCAAGGCATTGTTAGAAAATTTTATAGGTGTTATTGACACTTTGCACCCCCAGATCGCACTCCAGGCTCCTCTGCAGCGCAGACTAAACCCTTCTGTAGCAGGCAGAGCGGAAAAcgctgtattttttttatttgaaagaattAACCTGTCACCTTTTAATGTTTAGTCCACAGACTGGGGCAGAGCACAAAGCCCAGGCCTCCCCTGGGTTTCCTGACCTGGCAGAGGTGGGAGGTTTGCCTCCACCCAGTCGCTGCCCATCTCAAGGTCCTCCTGGACGAGCAAGGTCCGCACGCGTGCCGAGAAGCCGTCGTGAAACGCCGCCGTCCGGACGCTGTGAGTCCTCTTGGTGTCatacttgaaataaaaaatatccagTAAACACCACAGGGCGTGGGAGGCAAAAATAAGGGACCTGCAAAGACTGAGCCAGACATTGGGGTGAGTTCAGTGAGCTGAGCTGAATGGGGGAGCCGGTATTTAAAGCCAGGATCCATCCTCCTCTCAAGGTGAAAACTGCAATTCCCGAGGCTcgtcccagcagagctgtgtccagaaGGATGGCTGAGAGGgaatccctgcagctcccaaagcCATGTGTTTAGATAAAAGGGaacagcagggatttttttctcaggatccttggtttattttttctcttacctCTTCCAGCACAGGGTGCAGGATTTTCACATCGTATCTAATGGtggagttgtttttttcctgagcagggTTTGGTTCCCAGCGTAACAGCACTTGTGCTAATGCAGAGACCGTGAGGGTGAAGTTAACAGGTGGCAAAACCTGAACTggaagggagaaaacagaaatgtccATGAAAGTCCAATCCAGTGAATTGTTTAGGGCAATACCTGTTTGCAAGCAGTGAGAAATATgagcaaataatttcatttcaatatTATATTCTCGCAACAGCTCcttgtaaaatatttctaatattcaacagcaacaaaaaaactttaaataacCCCCATCAAATCAGAGTTTATTAAAACTTAGCccaaaaaatgatttttttttacaacagttTCAACTTGAGAATTACTATGATATATTACATTTGGCTTGTTAATTAGGTTCAGAGTTTTCATCTCGGTCCTCATTGTCACAGAGACACATAAAAGATGGGGCTGATGGACTGATCAACTGCATGAACAACTCTCACCCACATCAGCTGGCAGTGGGGGGCTTTCAAAGAGCAGGCTGACAGCCACAAGAAGCTGCATGTGACAGTACAACCAAAACGATGAACAGAGGAATTAAGcacaaatggaagaaaacacagaaggatGGGAACAATAATTTGAAATGACAGGGCAAGAAGGATTCCTGGAGCTCCCATGGAAATGAGGAGGATCTCATGCTGGGGGAAATGTTAGCATATGAATAGCAGGGCAGTGAAACAATCAATCTGCTCCCCGTCCAGTTCTTCAGAGCCTGCCCTCCCTTATTTGCCAAATCCAAGGCAGTTGAGGGCCACCAGCacccctgggagtgtccaaggccaggctggatgtgaccctgagcaccctggtctggtggaaggtgtccctgcccgtggcagggggtggaactgggtggGCTTGAACATCCCTCCCAACCCAGGccagtctgggattccatgatcAGCCCCCACTTCTCTTCTCCTGTGATTCCAGGAGTTCGGTTTTCAGGCACAGACGCAGCAGTAGGAAAAGTGCCCCATGAAGGCTCAGAAAACCCCAACACAAGTAGCATCTCCATGACTCGAGATTCTTTCCTCCCAAAGCAAACCAGGCACCAGCTGGGAACAATCTGGGACAGGGGACAGTCCCAGGAAGCAGGACAGCCATGATCATCCCTGGTCCTGGGCCCACAGCACGCCAGGGACCGCTATATCCACGGGTAGAACAGCACCCAGCACAAAGAGGGACCCAGGGCACCCTCCAAAGCTcctccctggcagctgggagctCCTCACCTCCTGCACCCCGAGGTGTGTCCGCTGTccaaaggaggagcaggaaaactCGCACGCCTCTGGCCATCATCTCTGGGCGGTGGATGGGCACAGGCAGGCATCAGCACGCGCGCCTTGTCACCATGTCACAGCAGCTAAAAAGGAACACGAGGGTTAAACACCCAAACCACCGACCAGGATCTCTCCCCATGATCAAAGGAGAGAAACTGCTGCCTTGCAGGGATGGATTCTTCTCTTCTTGCAGGAAAATCTTCTTGTGGGAGCTAAATTTAGTACAGGCACCACCGAGCACATTTCACGGTGCTCCCTTTGCCAGCCCTCTCTGAAAAGCTGCTGGCTTCCAACCTTCATGTGGGGACGTTCAGAGCATCCGTGGAATTAGAGCATTTCTCCACGGAAAGTGAGTCAGGTTCGTGTGGACTGGCTTTGGGGGGAGCCCCATTTCCTCCAAGAACAGAAATAACAGTATTTTTAGCTCCTGCTCTGTATGAAATAGCTGCTTACTGGGATTTACTGTCTAGTTACTGCTCCAATAAAGCTCTCTAAAGACACAGTCACTGCTCACCTCAAGGCTAATTCTCCCCCGTTAATTATTGGGTGTAAGAGaaactgctttgtttgtttctgatttAAATGAACAACAATCTTTAATGCTTAAACCCGGCATTTTCCTACGGATTGTTTCATGAATTaatgggaggaggaa encodes:
- the IL5RA gene encoding interleukin-5 receptor subunit alpha, which encodes MARGVRVFLLLLWTADTPRGAGVQVLPPVNFTLTVSALAQVLLRWEPNPAQEKNNSTIRYDVKILHPVLEEYDTKRTHSVRTAAFHDGFSARVRTLLVQEDLEMGSDWVEANLPPLPGAAGTSVTNLSCVIRVTTLGNVSLHCTWLPGQEAPEDTKYFLFYRYEKHTEECPTYTKDKSNRNTECRFSSTQIQPGEIDTLIVVHVNGSSQRAAIKPFQQLFNQNAIEKVNVPRNISVSLQQNDLLAMWEKPISPFHEECFEYEFYLINLKSGNKQILKIPSNSFRLRIDVSSRYSVRIRANHNHICRARGFWSDWSEILYVGQNKLENSIAWILTLLCVSTSCTFLLVVIIRKINHVWSKLFPPIPTPSNKFRDPFPVDYERARTCTSSTETEVGSLAEGFSCSILDDSVF